The following coding sequences lie in one Fusarium poae strain DAOMC 252244 chromosome 1, whole genome shotgun sequence genomic window:
- the AOX1_1 gene encoding Alternative oxidase, mitochondrial precursor (TransMembrane:2 (o151-172i213-236o)~BUSCO:31415at5125) translates to MLSIQLQHSQASRQAVKTATLGLVRTLSSPDSLSRTPAVIRASYSASQQHRLFSSTPTNHLRDFFPVKETPHIHTTRPAWPHEGYTYEEMMAVEPAHRVPKTLGDKTAWKIVRVARYCMDKVTGMDRDQKSDKSQPTTAIVAQKPLTEAQWLIRFIFLESVAGVPGMVGGMLRHLGSLRRMKRDNGWIETLLEESYNERMHLLTFMKMCEPGWFMKMMIIGAQGVFFNSLFVSYLISPKIVHRFVGYLEEEAVHTYTRCIKEIEDGNLPKWSDPKFEIPDIAIQYWKMPKEHRTMKDLILYIRADEATHRGVNHTLGNLNQNDDPNPFVSEFKDREPPRPALKAAGYDRAEVI, encoded by the exons ATGTTGTCAATCCAACTTCAGCACAGTCAGGCTTCGAGGCAGGCTGTAAAGACTGCAACTCTTGGTCTTGTTCGAACTTTATCCTCCCCCGATTCTCTCTCAAGAACGCCCGCCGTTATTCGAGCCAGCTATTCTGCTTCCCAGCAACACCGACTCTTCTCATCGACACCAACTAACCATCTTCGTGACTTCTTCCCCGTTAAAGAGACACCGCACATCCACACAACGAGACCGGCATGGCCACACGAAGGTTACACATACgaagagatgatggcagTTGAGCCTGCCCACCGAGTACCTAAGACCCTTGGCGACAAGACTGCCTGGAAGATTGTCCGCGTTGCCAGATATTGTATGGATAAGGTAACAGGCATGGACCGGGACCAGAAGTCAGACAAGAGTCAACCAACTACCGCCATTGTAGCCCAGAAGCCACTGACAGAGGCGCAATGG TTAATCCGATTTATCTTCTTGGAAAGTGTCGCTGGTGTCCCAGGAATGGTCGGCGGTATGCTACGGCATCTCGGTAGCCTTCGAAGGATGAAACGCGACAACGGTTGGATCGAAACACTGCTCGAAGAGAGCTACAACGAGCGAATGCATCTCTTGACGTTCATGAAGATGTGCGAGCCTGGTTGGTtcatgaagatgatgatcatcGGTGCTCAGGGTGTTTTCTTCAACAGCCTATTCGTTTCGTACCTCATCTCGCCCAAGATTGTCCACCGATTTGTTGGGTATctcgaggaggaggctgtcCATACTTATACTCGCTGTATCAAGGAGATTGAGGACGGCAACTTACCCAAGTGGAGTGATCCCAAGTTCGAAATCCCCGATATTGCTATTCAG TACTGGAAGATGCCAAAGGAGCACCGTACGATGAAAGACTTGATCCTGTACATCCGGGCCGATGAGGCAACACATCGAGGAGTCAACCATACACTAGGCAACCTCAACCAGAACGACGACCCAAACCCATTCGTCAGTGAATTCAAGGATCGCGAACCACCAAGACCTGCTTTGAAGGCAGCCGGTTACGACCGAGCTGAAGTCATCTAA
- a CDS encoding hypothetical protein (BUSCO:20406at5125): MDQQAQAHRGRSLSTGHQQPHINHSHSPSPAPYQHNDPSVGLGLTLDQSAQQSYESFSNSGFLSPQQSPSFLPPAHHQQNNSFGQANLSDPAILDHNSTSLPFNSQSQTAYLSPNLNDNDFSLFPNTSGQGDRFNAPLFDQSTLNPNDMNTMTAQGHHSPTPPHLFQHDAQQPGSAHQSPAFNQHQFSSPPSHSRHASLGPADALLPNQIADWNRPQFQGHRRTPSEYSDVSSVAPSPNLVSAESFETDVGGHSPAHRPSDGGLYQEVLSIGNFSLSDPQIGGSPGHQGRSPSHSPAISPRIVPQQMPDLNQLNQNSFGLATPHNPYGVPSTYPDVNAPVEAFPTLQPSGADLSSMAPPAINIDFAPTNSKQGAFDTPKSRMDQDSLTPPDRGRPRSRPRAVTDPFHPGGGLLGRQGNVNMMSPSLGADLSARSDSRSLSPLDRQPGTSPSRRRQSTSAVPNNVIALRLADPEYQNNPDNGATKRVQKHPATFQCTLCPKRFTRAYNLRSHLRTHTDERPFVCTVCGKAFARQHDRKRHESLHSGEKKFVCKGDLKVGGQWGCGRRFARADALGRHFRSEAGRICIKPLLDEEMMERQRLWQEQRMQHNMAQSMAAASSMPMDGPIYPMDPSGNPMLPAALLAQYPALAQLNWSTPDVNSGMDDEVSGRSSFDASDYDENDDGGYVSGPGTGFGEGGMGQGFGEMGYASDFGGR; encoded by the exons ATGGATCAACAAGCTCAGGCTCATCGGGGCCGGTCGCTTTCGACTGGTCATCAACAGCCTCATATAAACCACTCTCACTCCCCGTCGCCGGCGCCCTATCAGCATAACGATCCATccgttggtcttggtctcacGCTCGATCAGTCCGCACAACAGTCCTACGAGTCCTTCAGCAACTCTGGTTTCTTGAGCCCTCAACAGTCGCCTTCGTTTCTTCCTCCTGCCCATCATCAACAGAACAACTCCTTCGGCCAGGCCAATTTATCTGACCCCGCTATTCTCGACCACAATAGCACCTCCCTGCCTTTTAACAGCCAGTCTCAGACGGCTTACCTGTCGCCCAACCTCAACGATAACGATTTCTCCCTCTTTCCGAATACCAGTGGTCAGGGCGACCGGTTTAACGCCCCCTTGTTTGACCAGTCTACCTTGAACCCCAACGATATGAATACCATGACGGCGCAAGGGCATCATTCGCCCACCCCTCCTCACTTGTTCCAGCATGATGCTCAGCAGCCTGGTTCCGCTCACCAGTCACCTGCTTTTAACCAGCATCAATTCTCGTCCCCGCCCAGTCACTCGCGACACGCCTCTCTCGGCCCTGCAGATGCTCTGCTCCCAAATCAAATAGCGGACTGGAACCGACCTCAGTTCCAGGGTCACCGTCGTACACCATCTGAATACTCAGATGTATCGTCCGTCGCTCCATCACCCAATCTTGTTAGCGCCGAGTCTTTCGAGACCGATGTTGGCGGGCACTCGCCTGCTCATCGTCCTTCGGATGGCGGTTTATACCAGGAGGTGCTGAGTATTGGTAACTTTAGTCTTTCCGACCCCCAGATCGGTGGTAGTCCTGGACACCAGGGCCGTAGTCCTTCTCACAGTCCCGCGATTAGTCCTCGCATCGTTCCTCAGCAGATGCCCGACTTGAACCAGTTGAATCAAAACAGCTTTGGCTTAGCAACTCCTCACAACCCATATGGAGTTCCTTCTACCTACCCCGATGTCAATGCGCCTGTTGAGGCTTTCCCGACCCTTCAGCCTTCAGGCGCCGATCTATCGTCGATGGCTCCTCCTGCCATCAACATTGATTTCGCGCCTACCAATTCCAAGCAGGGTGCTTTTGATACACCCAAGTCACGTATGGACCAAGACTCCTTGACCCCACCAGACAGAG GCCGTCCTAGATCCCGTCCTCGTGCCGTGACCGACCCGTTCCATCCCGGCGGCGGTTTGCTGGGTCGTCAGGGCAACGTCAACATGATGTCGCCTTCTCTAGGTGCCGACTTGTCAGCGCGTTCAGACTCCAGATCTTTGTCGCCTCTTGATAGACAACCAGGCACTTCGCCTTCTAGGAGAAGACAGTCCACATCAGCAGTGCCCAACAACGTCATTGCTTTGAGACTGGCGGATCCCGAGTATCAGAACAACCCGGACAACGGCGCTACTAAGCGTGTTCAGAAGCATCCAGCCACTTTCCAGTGCACGCTGTGCCCCAAGCGATTCACGCGTGCTTATAATCTGCGCTCTCACTTGAGAACTCACACCGATGAACGTCCCTTCGTATGCACTGTTTGTGGAAAGGCCTTTGCCAGACAACACGACCGTAAACGGCACGAAAGTCTGCACTCTGGCGAGAAGAAGTTTGTATGTAAAGGTGATCTCAAAGTCGGAGGTCAGTGGGGCTGCGGTAGGAGGTTTGCTCGCGCCGATGCCCTGGGCCGTCACTTCAGATCGGAAGCAGGCCGTATCTGCATCAAGCCTTTATTGGAcgaagagatgatggagCGACAACGGCTCTGGCAAGAACAAAGAATGCAACACAACATGGCACAAAGTATGGCTGCTGCGTCTAGTATGCCCATGGATGGCCCTATCTATCCCATGGACCCATCGGGCAACCCCATGCTTCCAGCAGCTCTTCTCGCACAATACCCCGCGCTGGCTCAGTTGAATTGGTCAACCCCTGATGTAAATTCAGGTATGGATGATGAAGTCAGTGGCCGTTCCTCATTTGACGCCAGTGACTACGACGAAAACGACGATGGCGGATACGTAAGTGGTCCTGGAACAGGATTTGGCGAGGGCGGCATGGGTCAAGGCTTCGGCGAGATGGGATATGCCAGTGATTTCGGTGGCCGGTAA